GTGCCCATAACTCGAGTAGAAACATGTGTATCTTCTCCCTCCGGGCCATCCTTTGCTAGACCAAAATCCGAAAGTTTGGCGGTGTAGTCCTTGAAAACATCAAAACCAAGTTCAATCAGAACCATAAACCAATAATATAAAACATCAGTTTAACGAGACATGTTGGGACATAAAGAGCTTACGGTGTCAAGCAAAATATTGGATGTTTTGAAATCACGATATATGACAGGGGTTTTCATTTCATGAAGAAATGCAAGTCCTTTCGCAGCTGCTAGAGCAATTTTCACTCGTGTTGACCATGGAATAGGGACAGAAAATCCTGTAAACAAAATTAAACCCGTTATAAATATGTACCAAAAATTTAAAATTATGTGTGAATATAATTTACGAAATAAATTGAAATAAGATCATACGAAGTTTCGAACTCACTTCCAAAGAGTTGGTTCTCTAAGCTGCCACGTGGCATGTACTCATAAACCAACATCCTGTGTTCATCTTCACAACAATATCCAATCAACTTTACCAAATGTGGGTGTCTTAATTGTCCAAGAAACAACACTTCTGTCTGTCAAATTCATacaatattttaatattataataaataataaaatagtaaataaataaataaagacaGTATTCAACAGTCAATACATACCAGCCATTCTTTATGACCCTGTGCACCTTCTAGGTTCAGGAGCTTAACAGCCACAGGCTGAGCCTTGAGACCCGGTCTAAGTTTATCATCTATGAACCCTTTGTGAACCGGTCCAAACCCGCCTTTACCTAATAAACTActtgaagaaaaagtttgtgtgATGACTTTAAGCTCTGCTAAGGTGAACACATAAAGGTTTGATCCTGGTAAAGAATTCGATATGTCCTCCGATAGCAGCATCGAACTGCTTAAATCCGTATACGAGATTCTCTTGACCGAGTTCAGTGACGTAAACGGTTCGGCCTTTTTCTCCGTTTCAGGCTCAGGCTCGGGCTCTTGACCCTTGAAGCAGTTCCACCAACTAGAATTTGATGATTTCTTGATTCTCATGTTGAGTTATaacaaataaatgaataaaaaaatgGTGATTTTTGGAGAGGATGATATTGATGAAATGAAGATATGGTTTATAGGGTGGATTTATAAAACAAGTGAAACACGGGTATATCACTATCAAGCATAGTCAACGAAAGTAGCTAcgactttttttttatttttttattttattttaatgtgcTAGAAACTTAGAATAATATTGATATGATACCCCACAAGTTGAAGGTCTTAGAACAGATTTTGACCGTTAAGATTAagtaaacattatttattttACATGTGGAGAGTGATATATTCTAGAAAGAGGTGTCATATAGCatcaaaatttgaaaataaaattaaACAATTTATACAACCATACATTAAAAACGGCTAATCATCCGGTTTAATTCCTTCAAGCAAGTTCAGGGGCG
The Helianthus annuus cultivar XRQ/B chromosome 6, HanXRQr2.0-SUNRISE, whole genome shotgun sequence genome window above contains:
- the LOC110865455 gene encoding serine/threonine-protein kinase RIPK; protein product: MRIKKSSNSSWWNCFKGQEPEPEPETEKKAEPFTSLNSVKRISYTDLSSSMLLSEDISNSLPGSNLYVFTLAELKVITQTFSSSSLLGKGGFGPVHKGFIDDKLRPGLKAQPVAVKLLNLEGAQGHKEWLTEVLFLGQLRHPHLVKLIGYCCEDEHRMLVYEYMPRGSLENQLFGRFSVPIPWSTRVKIALAAAKGLAFLHEMKTPVIYRDFKTSNILLDTDYTAKLSDFGLAKDGPEGEDTHVSTRVMGTHGYTAPEYLMTGRLTASSDVYSFGVVLVELLMGRKTMDESRPNRKQNLAEWARPLLKSARKLNRILDPRLEGQYSETGTQKVAELAYQCLSHRQKERPTMSMIVDTLEPLTNFNDMLGTFVYTAPTVVENPKKEMHKHGQKDNNEVHHHQHDRRHRRTKSPTVHSEPGLNRNLSTRTNLPE